A window from Streptomyces sp. NBC_00271 encodes these proteins:
- a CDS encoding SRPBCC family protein, producing the protein MDWSHYRFRSVWALPAPPAEVYPVLEQAEDYPRWWPQVREVTRIDERSGTMRIRSFLPYDLVFTARELRRDPAAGVLEIAMAGDLDGWARWTLTTAGSGTRAQYDQEVDVSKPLMRRFAVPGRPVFRVNHALMMRAGQRGLAARLTGD; encoded by the coding sequence ATGGACTGGAGCCATTACCGCTTCCGCAGTGTGTGGGCCCTGCCCGCGCCGCCCGCCGAGGTCTACCCCGTTCTCGAACAGGCCGAGGACTACCCGCGCTGGTGGCCCCAGGTCCGTGAGGTGACCCGGATCGACGAACGCAGCGGCACCATGCGCATCCGCTCGTTCCTGCCCTACGACCTGGTGTTCACGGCGCGCGAGCTGCGTCGCGACCCGGCGGCCGGGGTCCTGGAGATCGCGATGGCGGGCGACCTCGACGGCTGGGCGCGCTGGACGCTCACCACCGCCGGGTCCGGCACCCGCGCCCAGTACGACCAGGAGGTCGACGTGAGCAAGCCGCTGATGCGGCGGTTCGCGGTGCCGGGACGGCCGGTGTTCCGCGTCAACCACGCCCTGATGATGCGCGCGGGACAGCGTGGACTGGCGGCCCGACTCACGGGTGACTGA
- the thrS gene encoding threonine--tRNA ligase, translating to MSDVRVIIQRDSEREERVVTTGTTAADLFTGERTIVAARVAGELKDLAYEVRDGEEVEPVEISSQDGLNILRHSTAHVMAQAVQELFPEAKLGIGPPVKDGFYYDFDVEKPFTPEDLKAIEKKMQEIQKRGQRFSRRVVTDEDAREELAAEPYKLELIGIKGSASSDDGADVEVGGGELTIYDNLDAKTGELCWKDLCRGPHLPTTRNIPAFKLMRNAAAYWRGSEKNPMLQRIYGTAWPSKEELKAHLDFLVEAEKRDHRKLGSELDLFSIPDQIGSGLAVFHPKGGIIRRVMEDYSRRRHEEEGYEFVYTPHATKGKLFETSGHLDWYADGMYPPMQLDEGVDYYLKPMNCPMHNLIFDARGRSYRELPLRLFEFGTVYRYEKSGVVHGLTRARGFTQDDAHIYCTKEQMAEELDKTLTFVLNLLRDYGLTDFYLELSTKDPEKFVGSDEVWEEATETLRQVAEKQGLPLVPDPGGAAFYGPKISVQTKDAIGRTWQMSTVQLDFNLPERFDLEYTGPDGSKQRPVMIHRALFGSIERFFAVLLEHYAGAFPAWLAPVQAVGIPIGDAHVEYLQKFATEAKKKGLRVEVDGSSDRMQKKIRNAQKQKVPFMVIAGDEDMAAGAVSFRYRDGSQENGIPVDEAIAKIMKVVEERAQV from the coding sequence GTGTCAGACGTCCGTGTGATCATCCAACGCGATTCCGAGCGGGAAGAGCGCGTGGTGACGACGGGCACTACGGCCGCCGACCTCTTCACGGGCGAGCGCACCATCGTCGCGGCCCGCGTGGCCGGCGAGCTGAAGGACCTCGCGTACGAGGTGCGGGACGGCGAGGAGGTCGAGCCCGTCGAGATCTCCTCCCAGGACGGCCTCAACATCCTGCGCCACTCCACCGCGCACGTCATGGCGCAGGCCGTGCAGGAACTCTTCCCCGAGGCCAAGCTGGGCATCGGCCCGCCGGTCAAGGACGGCTTCTACTACGACTTCGACGTCGAGAAGCCGTTCACGCCCGAGGATCTCAAGGCCATCGAGAAGAAGATGCAGGAGATCCAGAAGCGCGGTCAGCGTTTCTCCCGTCGTGTGGTCACCGACGAGGACGCCCGCGAGGAGCTCGCCGCCGAGCCGTACAAGCTGGAGCTCATCGGGATCAAGGGCTCCGCGTCCTCGGACGACGGCGCGGACGTCGAGGTCGGCGGCGGCGAGCTGACGATCTACGACAACCTCGACGCCAAGACCGGCGAGCTGTGCTGGAAGGACCTCTGCCGCGGTCCCCACCTGCCCACCACCCGCAACATCCCGGCGTTCAAGCTCATGCGCAACGCCGCCGCGTACTGGCGCGGCAGCGAGAAGAACCCGATGCTCCAGCGCATCTACGGCACCGCCTGGCCCTCCAAGGAGGAGCTGAAGGCGCACCTCGACTTCCTCGTGGAGGCCGAGAAGCGCGACCACCGCAAGCTGGGCAGCGAACTGGACCTCTTCTCCATCCCGGACCAGATCGGCTCGGGCCTCGCCGTCTTCCACCCCAAGGGCGGCATCATCCGCCGGGTCATGGAGGACTACTCGCGGCGCCGCCACGAGGAAGAGGGCTACGAGTTCGTCTACACCCCGCACGCGACGAAGGGGAAGCTCTTCGAGACCTCGGGCCACCTGGACTGGTACGCCGACGGCATGTACCCGCCCATGCAGCTCGACGAGGGCGTGGACTACTACCTCAAGCCCATGAACTGCCCGATGCACAACCTGATCTTCGACGCGCGCGGCCGCTCGTACCGTGAACTGCCGCTGCGCCTCTTCGAGTTCGGGACCGTGTACCGGTACGAGAAGTCGGGCGTCGTGCACGGCCTGACCCGCGCCCGTGGCTTCACGCAGGACGACGCGCACATCTACTGCACCAAGGAGCAGATGGCGGAGGAGCTCGACAAGACGCTCACCTTCGTCCTGAACCTGCTGCGCGACTACGGCCTGACCGACTTCTACCTGGAGCTCTCCACCAAGGACCCGGAGAAGTTCGTCGGCTCCGACGAGGTCTGGGAGGAGGCCACCGAGACGCTGCGGCAGGTGGCCGAGAAGCAGGGCCTCCCGCTCGTCCCGGACCCGGGCGGCGCCGCGTTCTACGGTCCGAAGATCTCCGTCCAGACCAAGGACGCGATCGGCCGGACCTGGCAGATGTCGACCGTGCAGCTGGACTTCAACCTGCCGGAGCGCTTCGACCTGGAGTACACCGGCCCCGACGGCTCCAAGCAGCGTCCGGTGATGATCCACCGCGCGCTGTTCGGATCCATCGAGCGCTTCTTCGCGGTGCTCCTCGAGCACTACGCGGGCGCGTTCCCGGCCTGGCTGGCGCCCGTGCAGGCGGTCGGCATCCCGATCGGCGACGCGCACGTGGAGTACCTGCAGAAGTTCGCCACCGAGGCGAAGAAGAAGGGGCTGCGGGTCGAGGTCGACGGATCCTCCGACCGTATGCAGAAGAAGATCCGCAACGCCCAGAAGCAGAAGGTGCCCTTCATGGTCATCGCGGGCGACGAGGACATGGCGGCCGGCGCCGTCTCCTTCCGCTACCGCGACGGCTCGCAGGAGAACGGCATCCCGGTCGACGAGGCGATCGCCAAGATCATGAAGGTCGTCGAGGAGCGCGCGCAGGTCTGA
- a CDS encoding elongation factor G-like protein EF-G2 codes for MGDKANAHPGAAGRATAADHPASVRNVVLVGHSGSGKTTLVEALALTAGAVNRAGRVEDGTAVSDYDEIEHRQQRSVQLSLVPVDWDGYKINIIDTPGYADFVGELRAGLRAADAALFVVSASDGVDGSTRMVWEECAAVGMPRAIVITHLESARADFDDMTRICAEAFGADDPDAVLPLYLPLHGAEGPDGHAPVTGLIGLLTQRLFDYSSGERKEAEPGPEQLPLIEEARNRLIEGIIAESEDETLMDRYLGGEQIDVKTLVQDLERAVARGAFFPVLAAAPAAEGARQGLGTVELLELVTGGFPTPLERPAPTVTTLEGLEREVKACDPNGPLVAEVVKTASDPYVGRVSLVRVFSGTLRPDETVHVSGHGLGDRGHEDHDVDERVGALSAPFGKQQRSLTHCIAGDLACVAKLNRAETGDTLSAKDDPLLMEPWQMPDPLLPLAIQAHSKADEDKLSQGLGRLVAEDPTMRLEQNQNTHQVVLWCLGEAHADVALERLRNRYGVQVDVVPHKVSLRETFADRAAGRGRHVKQSGGHGQYAICEIEVEPLPNGSGIEFVDKVVGGAVPRQFIPSVEKGVRAQAAKGVVAGYPLIDVRITLLDGKAHSVDSSDAAFQTAGALALREAATDTRIHLLEPVAEVTVLVGDEYVGAVMSDLSGRRGRVVGTEQAGGGRTLVRAEVPEIEIGRYAVDLRSLSHGTARFNRTYARHEPMPSQIAERMREQAQNA; via the coding sequence ATGGGCGACAAGGCGAACGCACACCCCGGAGCCGCCGGCAGGGCTACAGCGGCCGACCACCCCGCGTCCGTACGGAATGTGGTGCTGGTCGGCCACAGCGGATCCGGCAAGACGACATTGGTGGAAGCTCTCGCGCTGACGGCGGGAGCAGTGAACCGGGCGGGCAGGGTGGAGGACGGCACCGCCGTCTCCGACTACGACGAGATCGAGCACCGGCAGCAGCGCTCGGTGCAGCTGTCCCTGGTACCCGTCGACTGGGACGGATACAAGATCAACATCATCGACACCCCCGGATACGCCGACTTCGTCGGGGAACTCAGGGCCGGTCTGCGCGCCGCGGACGCGGCCCTTTTCGTCGTCTCGGCCTCGGACGGGGTGGACGGCTCGACCCGGATGGTGTGGGAGGAGTGCGCGGCGGTCGGCATGCCGCGCGCCATCGTGATCACCCACCTCGAGTCGGCGCGCGCCGACTTCGACGACATGACGCGGATCTGCGCCGAGGCCTTCGGCGCGGACGACCCCGACGCCGTACTGCCGCTGTACCTGCCGCTGCACGGCGCGGAGGGGCCCGACGGGCACGCCCCTGTCACCGGGCTGATCGGGCTCCTCACACAGCGGCTGTTCGACTACTCCTCCGGGGAGCGCAAGGAGGCCGAGCCGGGACCGGAGCAGCTGCCGCTGATCGAGGAGGCGCGCAACCGGCTGATCGAGGGGATCATCGCCGAGAGCGAGGACGAGACCCTCATGGACCGCTATCTGGGCGGCGAGCAGATCGACGTCAAGACGCTCGTGCAGGACCTGGAGCGGGCCGTGGCGCGCGGGGCCTTCTTCCCGGTCCTGGCGGCCGCACCCGCCGCCGAGGGCGCCCGCCAGGGGCTCGGCACCGTCGAGCTCCTGGAACTCGTCACGGGCGGCTTCCCGACCCCGCTGGAGCGCCCGGCGCCCACCGTGACGACACTGGAAGGCCTGGAACGCGAGGTCAAGGCCTGCGATCCGAACGGACCGCTGGTCGCGGAGGTCGTGAAGACGGCCAGCGACCCCTATGTGGGCCGGGTCTCCCTCGTCCGCGTCTTCTCGGGCACCCTGCGACCCGACGAGACGGTGCACGTCTCCGGGCACGGCCTCGGCGACCGCGGGCACGAGGACCACGACGTCGACGAGCGCGTCGGCGCCCTGTCCGCGCCGTTCGGCAAACAGCAGCGCTCCTTGACGCACTGCATCGCGGGCGACCTGGCCTGCGTGGCCAAGCTCAACCGGGCCGAGACCGGTGACACGCTCTCAGCCAAGGACGACCCGCTGCTGATGGAGCCCTGGCAGATGCCGGACCCGCTGCTGCCGCTCGCCATCCAGGCACACAGCAAGGCCGACGAGGACAAGCTCTCGCAGGGCCTGGGCCGGCTGGTCGCCGAGGACCCCACCATGCGCCTGGAACAGAACCAGAACACCCACCAGGTCGTTCTGTGGTGCCTGGGCGAGGCCCACGCCGACGTCGCCCTGGAGCGGCTGCGCAACCGGTACGGCGTCCAGGTCGACGTGGTCCCGCACAAGGTCTCCCTGCGGGAGACGTTCGCGGACAGGGCCGCGGGGCGCGGCCGCCATGTGAAGCAGTCCGGCGGGCACGGGCAGTACGCGATCTGCGAGATCGAGGTCGAGCCCCTCCCGAACGGCTCGGGAATCGAGTTCGTGGACAAGGTCGTCGGCGGGGCCGTGCCCCGGCAGTTCATCCCCTCCGTCGAGAAGGGGGTGCGGGCCCAGGCCGCCAAGGGCGTGGTCGCGGGCTATCCCCTCATCGACGTACGGATCACCCTGCTCGACGGCAAGGCGCACTCCGTGGACTCCTCCGACGCGGCGTTCCAGACCGCGGGCGCGCTCGCCCTGCGTGAGGCGGCCACCGACACCAGGATCCATCTGCTGGAGCCGGTGGCCGAGGTGACGGTCCTGGTCGGCGACGAGTACGTGGGCGCCGTGATGAGCGACCTGTCGGGGCGGCGCGGCCGGGTGGTCGGCACCGAGCAGGCGGGCGGCGGACGCACGCTCGTACGGGCCGAGGTCCCGGAGATCGAGATCGGGCGGTACGCCGTGGATCTGCGCTCCCTCTCGCACGGCACCGCACGCTTCAACCGCACCTACGCACGGCACGAGCCGATGCCGTCACAGATCGCCGAAAGGATGCGCGAACAAGCCCAGAACGCCTGA
- a CDS encoding potassium channel family protein, with product MDDDSRQARWERRTEVPLSLASALFLAAYAVLVLGHTLPAVWRQVCVAAMLAAWALFGVDYAVRWGLSGQRLGFIRAHPVDTVALLLPLLRPLRIVKVYEAVQRHRGEPRLSLHARVVFYAGLSAALLGFAGSLAVYQQERGAPGASIRTFGDSVWWTCTTLTTVGYGDVVPVTPMGRTIASVLMVGGLALLGAVTGSFSSWLLQVFAREDENDGDYGDRGRKRPPGS from the coding sequence ATGGACGACGACAGCCGACAGGCCCGGTGGGAAAGGCGCACCGAGGTCCCGCTCAGCCTGGCCTCGGCGTTGTTTCTCGCCGCGTACGCCGTCCTGGTCCTCGGGCACACGCTGCCCGCCGTCTGGCGACAGGTCTGTGTGGCGGCGATGCTGGCCGCATGGGCGCTGTTCGGCGTCGACTACGCGGTGCGCTGGGGTCTGAGCGGACAGCGCCTCGGCTTCATCCGCGCGCACCCGGTGGACACGGTGGCGCTCCTGCTGCCGCTGCTGCGTCCGCTGCGCATCGTCAAGGTCTACGAGGCCGTACAGCGTCATCGTGGGGAGCCCCGTCTCTCCTTGCATGCGCGCGTGGTCTTCTACGCGGGGTTGTCGGCCGCGCTGCTCGGCTTCGCGGGCTCCCTCGCCGTCTACCAGCAGGAGCGCGGGGCGCCGGGCGCCTCGATCCGGACGTTCGGGGACTCGGTGTGGTGGACCTGCACCACGCTCACGACGGTGGGGTACGGAGACGTGGTGCCGGTGACCCCGATGGGGCGCACGATCGCGTCGGTGCTGATGGTGGGCGGTCTGGCGCTGCTCGGCGCGGTGACCGGCTCGTTCTCGTCCTGGCTGCTCCAGGTGTTCGCGCGCGAGGACGAGAACGACGGGGACTACGGGGACAGGGGCAGGAAAAGGCCCCCGGGGAGCTGA
- the pgsA gene encoding phosphatidylinositol phosphate synthase, whose translation MGQPVASRGRAATPTLGKAMLNKYARAFFTRVLTPFAAFLIRRGVSPDTVTLLGTAGVMAGALVFYPRGEFFWGTIVITLFVFSDLVDGNMARQLGRSSRWGAFLDSTLDRVADGAIFGGFALWYAGGGDNNALCAVSIFCLASGQVVSYTKARGESIGLPVAVNGLVERAERLVISLVAAGLAGLHKFGVPGIQWLLPVALWIVAVGSLVTLIQRVVTVRRESAEADAAAAAQNSGATS comes from the coding sequence ATGGGCCAGCCGGTGGCCAGCAGGGGCCGCGCGGCGACACCGACCCTCGGGAAGGCCATGCTGAACAAGTACGCGCGTGCATTCTTCACGCGTGTCCTCACACCGTTCGCCGCGTTTCTCATCCGTCGGGGGGTAAGCCCCGACACGGTCACCCTCCTGGGTACGGCCGGAGTCATGGCGGGCGCGCTGGTCTTCTACCCCCGGGGGGAGTTCTTCTGGGGCACGATCGTCATCACGCTCTTCGTCTTCTCCGACCTGGTCGACGGAAACATGGCGCGCCAGCTCGGCCGCTCCAGCCGCTGGGGCGCCTTCCTGGACTCCACGCTCGACCGGGTCGCCGACGGCGCGATCTTCGGCGGTTTCGCGCTCTGGTACGCGGGCGGCGGCGACAACAACGCCCTGTGCGCCGTCTCGATCTTCTGTCTGGCCAGCGGCCAGGTGGTCTCGTACACCAAGGCCCGTGGCGAGTCGATCGGCCTGCCCGTCGCCGTGAACGGCCTGGTCGAGCGCGCCGAGCGCCTGGTGATCTCCCTGGTCGCGGCGGGCCTCGCGGGGCTGCACAAGTTCGGGGTGCCTGGCATCCAGTGGCTGCTGCCCGTCGCGCTGTGGATCGTCGCCGTCGGCAGCCTCGTCACGCTGATCCAGCGCGTCGTCACGGTGCGCCGGGAGTCCGCAGAGGCGGACGCCGCGGCCGCGGCGCAGAACAGCGGGGCCACGTCGTGA
- a CDS encoding 3'-5' exonuclease, with protein sequence MTCWYEGPLAAFDTETTGVDVETDRIVSAAVVVQDAAGSRPRVTRWLVNPGVPVPAGATAVHGLTDEHLQRNGRWPSPVMDEIARVLGEQAAAGRPLVVMNAPFDLTLLDRELRRHRATNLDRWFEPAPLRVLDPRVLDKHLDRYRKGRRTLTDLCAHYDVVLEGAHDAAADALAAMEVVRAVGRRFATRLERLSPAELHTLQSVWHAAQARGLQAWFARSGSPEAVDPAWPLRPELPAAA encoded by the coding sequence ATGACGTGCTGGTACGAAGGCCCTTTGGCCGCGTTCGACACGGAGACCACGGGCGTGGACGTCGAGACCGACCGGATCGTGTCGGCCGCCGTCGTCGTCCAGGACGCCGCGGGTTCCCGGCCCCGGGTGACCCGCTGGCTGGTCAACCCGGGAGTGCCGGTGCCCGCGGGTGCGACGGCGGTGCACGGGCTGACAGACGAACACCTTCAGCGCAACGGCCGCTGGCCGTCGCCGGTGATGGACGAGATAGCCAGGGTGCTGGGCGAACAGGCCGCGGCGGGCCGCCCGCTCGTCGTGATGAACGCACCGTTCGATCTGACGCTCCTGGACCGGGAGTTGCGCCGCCATCGCGCCACCAATCTGGACCGGTGGTTCGAGCCGGCGCCGCTGCGTGTGCTCGATCCGCGGGTTCTGGACAAACATCTGGACCGCTATCGCAAGGGCCGCCGCACCCTGACCGACCTGTGCGCGCACTACGACGTGGTGCTGGAGGGCGCGCACGACGCGGCGGCGGACGCACTGGCCGCCATGGAGGTCGTACGAGCCGTGGGGCGTCGTTTCGCCACCCGGCTGGAGCGGCTCTCCCCCGCCGAGCTGCACACCCTGCAGTCGGTGTGGCACGCGGCACAGGCGCGCGGCCTTCAGGCGTGGTTCGCGCGCAGCGGTTCACCGGAGGCGGTGGATCCGGCGTGGCCGCTGCGTCCGGAACTGCCGGCGGCGGCCTGA
- a CDS encoding phosphatidylinositol mannoside acyltransferase produces the protein MTRLQERLVDGAYALGWSTVKKLPEPVAVRLGRTIADIAWKRRGKGVQRLESNYARVLPDATPERLAELSRAGMRSYLRYWMESFRLPAWSKERVRTGFDCKDVHHLTDGLASDQGVILALPHMGNWDLAGAWVTTKLETPFTTVAERLKPESLYDRFVAYREGLGMEVLPHSGGTAFGTLARRLRDGGLICLVAERDLSASGVEVEFFGETTRMPAGPALLAQQTGAVLLPVTLWYDDSPVMQGRVHPPVEVPETGTRAEKTSVMTQALADAFATGIAEHPEDWHMLQRLWLKDLDPGKDPDNRDSDNAQKDSEKRTP, from the coding sequence GTGACCCGTCTCCAGGAGAGGCTGGTGGACGGGGCGTACGCGCTCGGCTGGAGCACGGTCAAGAAGCTTCCGGAGCCGGTCGCGGTGCGCCTGGGCCGCACGATCGCGGACATCGCCTGGAAACGGCGCGGCAAGGGCGTACAACGGCTGGAGAGCAACTACGCGCGCGTGCTGCCCGACGCGACCCCGGAGCGGCTCGCCGAGCTCTCCCGGGCGGGCATGCGCTCGTACCTGCGCTACTGGATGGAGTCCTTCCGCCTCCCCGCCTGGAGCAAGGAGCGCGTACGCACGGGCTTCGACTGCAAGGACGTGCACCATCTGACGGACGGGCTCGCCTCCGACCAGGGCGTCATCCTGGCCCTGCCGCACATGGGCAACTGGGACCTCGCCGGCGCCTGGGTCACCACCAAGCTGGAGACCCCGTTCACGACCGTCGCCGAGCGCCTCAAGCCGGAGTCGCTGTACGACCGTTTCGTCGCCTATCGCGAGGGTCTCGGCATGGAGGTCCTGCCGCACAGCGGCGGCACCGCGTTCGGCACGCTGGCGCGGCGGCTGCGGGACGGCGGACTGATCTGCCTGGTCGCCGAGCGTGATCTGTCGGCCTCGGGCGTCGAGGTGGAGTTCTTCGGCGAGACGACCCGGATGCCCGCGGGCCCGGCGCTGCTCGCCCAGCAGACCGGAGCCGTCCTTCTGCCGGTCACGCTCTGGTACGACGACTCACCCGTGATGCAGGGCCGTGTGCATCCCCCCGTCGAGGTCCCCGAGACAGGCACCCGGGCCGAGAAGACGTCTGTCATGACACAGGCGCTGGCCGACGCCTTCGCCACGGGTATCGCCGAACATCCGGAGGACTGGCACATGCTGCAGCGCTTGTGGCTCAAGGATCTCGATCCAGGGAAGGATCCTGACAACAGGGATTCCGACAACGCCCAGAAGGATTCCGAGAAGAGGACTCCGTGA
- a CDS encoding HIT family protein — translation MLHHMTSEPEQQIGVGTQDAFQRLWTPHRMAYIQGENKPTGPGADDGCPFCSIPAKSDEDGLIVRRGEQVYAVLNLYPYNGGHLMVVPYRHVADYTDLTDPETAELGELTKQAMTALRTASGAHGFNIGMNQGTVAGAGIAAHLHQHIVPRWGGDTNFMPVVGHTKVLPQLLADTRKMLAEAWPTH, via the coding sequence ATGCTGCACCACATGACGAGTGAGCCGGAGCAGCAGATCGGAGTGGGAACGCAGGACGCGTTCCAGCGCTTGTGGACGCCCCACCGGATGGCTTACATCCAGGGCGAGAACAAGCCCACCGGCCCGGGGGCCGACGACGGCTGTCCGTTCTGCTCGATCCCCGCCAAGTCCGACGAGGACGGGCTCATCGTGAGGCGCGGTGAGCAGGTGTACGCGGTGCTCAACCTGTACCCGTACAACGGCGGCCACCTCATGGTCGTGCCCTACCGCCATGTCGCGGACTACACCGACCTGACCGACCCGGAGACCGCCGAGCTCGGGGAGCTGACCAAGCAGGCGATGACCGCGCTGCGCACCGCCTCGGGCGCGCACGGTTTCAACATCGGCATGAACCAGGGCACGGTGGCGGGCGCGGGCATCGCCGCCCATCTCCACCAGCACATCGTCCCCCGCTGGGGCGGCGACACCAACTTCATGCCGGTCGTCGGCCACACCAAGGTGCTCCCGCAGCTCCTGGCCGACACCCGCAAGATGCTGGCAGAGGCCTGGCCGACGCACTAG
- a CDS encoding DUF4365 domain-containing protein: protein MALAQPERGGLLPQRTAPHRGTLATTACMETLQVGYLHAVAAAAGCSLSQPFPDNGIDWHVSHSAPGHTVDDEVTIKVQLKCTYQIPPNPPGPAFSFTLDNEHLAKLARTPVSVHKILVVMLVPRSQDDWLRASHDRLDLRHCCYWINLAGHAITGRRRTTVRIPTSRIFDDRALCEIMTRVGTGGKP, encoded by the coding sequence ATGGCACTCGCGCAGCCCGAGCGGGGCGGGCTGCTGCCCCAGCGGACGGCACCCCATCGCGGCACACTCGCCACCACCGCCTGCATGGAGACCTTGCAGGTGGGCTACTTGCACGCCGTCGCGGCCGCGGCGGGCTGTTCGCTGTCCCAGCCCTTTCCCGACAACGGCATCGACTGGCACGTCAGCCACAGCGCCCCCGGGCACACGGTCGACGACGAAGTCACCATCAAGGTGCAGCTCAAGTGCACGTACCAGATCCCGCCGAACCCGCCCGGGCCCGCTTTCTCCTTCACGCTCGACAACGAGCACCTGGCGAAGCTCGCCCGCACCCCGGTCTCGGTGCACAAGATTTTGGTCGTGATGCTCGTGCCCAGGTCCCAGGACGACTGGCTGCGCGCCAGCCACGACCGCCTCGACCTGCGGCACTGCTGCTACTGGATCAACCTCGCCGGCCACGCGATCACCGGCCGGCGCCGGACCACCGTGCGTATACCGACCTCGCGCATCTTCGACGACAGGGCGCTCTGCGAGATCATGACGAGGGTCGGGACGGGAGGGAAACCTTGA